Genomic DNA from Deltaproteobacteria bacterium:
TGGAGAGCCGACTTCAGACCTGGCGGGGAAGGTTCAAAAAGGACAGAAAGTCGAAGTCCTCTTTCCCTTTGATGCCAGCCTGGAAGACCATACCATCGATACCTACAACCAGTTCCTGACCACTTGTCGGGAAAAAGGCGACAGTATCAGTATGAAGCTTTTTGAAGCCGTCATCGATGAGGAGCAGGTGCATTTCAATTATTTTGAAAATGTCAGCAGCCATATCGAGAAACTCGACGGCACCTATCTGGCCCGGATAGCCGGTACCCCTTCAACCACCGGCCTCCAGACCCAGGGTTTCGTCGCCAGACAGGGTACAACCCCCCCGCAAGGCGGGGCCGGGACATTGCGGTAAAGAAAGGAAGAATTAAATGGACTTCAAAGAATTATTGGAAAAAAGACGGGCTGTCAGAGACTTCGAGGATAAAGAGGTCCCGGTGGATTTGATCAGAGAAATCATCGCCGACAGCATCAAAGCCCCTAACGCCAGCAACCTCCAGCCCTGGAAATTCATTATAATCAACAATCGGGCAATGATGAAAAGGATTTCCGATGCCAGCAAAAAGACGATCATCGCCGGCATTGAAAAAGACCCCAATTCGCCCATGAAGGGTTATCTGGAGATCCTGAAGAATGAAAGCTTCAATGTCTTTTACAATGCCCCTGGTCTGGTAGCTATTGTCGGCCGTCTCAAGGGGGCTACCATCGCCATCGATTGTGCACTCGCCGCTGCTTATTTTATGCTCTCAGCCGCATCCAGGGGTCTGGGCACCTGCTTCGTCGCCCAGGGGGCGGAAGTCAGGGATCCCGAGCTTTTGATGGAAATCGGTCTGCCTGAGGGATATCGGATATGGGCCCCCATCATCCTGGGCTATCCCAATAATATTCCCTCCATGCCGGAGCGAAAAGAACCCGATATCCTGAAAATCATCTTATAACCCAATCTCCGGGGAAGGAGTCAGTCGTTGGCTCAGGATGAAAAAACTGACCTTTGTGAGCAAATAGAAAAGACCTATCCGGAAAAGTTCGTCTCCGAAGAAATATTATTCAGCCACATCCACCG
This window encodes:
- a CDS encoding bacterioferritin, which encodes MAQDSKEKRRGPIVELLNKARAMELQAIHQYMNQHYNLDNLDYGDMAAKVKLIAIDEMRHAEMFADRIKELGGEPTSDLAGKVQKGQKVEVLFPFDASLEDHTIDTYNQFLTTCREKGDSISMKLFEAVIDEEQVHFNYFENVSSHIEKLDGTYLARIAGTPSTTGLQTQGFVARQGTTPPQGGAGTLR
- a CDS encoding nitroreductase family protein — its product is MDFKELLEKRRAVRDFEDKEVPVDLIREIIADSIKAPNASNLQPWKFIIINNRAMMKRISDASKKTIIAGIEKDPNSPMKGYLEILKNESFNVFYNAPGLVAIVGRLKGATIAIDCALAAAYFMLSAASRGLGTCFVAQGAEVRDPELLMEIGLPEGYRIWAPIILGYPNNIPSMPERKEPDILKIIL